In Mycolicibacterium mucogenicum DSM 44124, the following are encoded in one genomic region:
- the secF gene encoding protein translocase subunit SecF, translating to MSKHSTDDTDLELTESAAAEEDSATEIEDTAATEQSGNLPQHGFFVRLYTGTGAFEVIGKRRMWYAISGVIMLVMIASILVRGFNFGIDFEGGTKIAMPVAGVSTTATPQAVEDVFNKTLGHAPESVVRVGNGDSATLQIRTETLSTADTDKVRNALFDAFQPKGEDGKASKAVISDSAVSSTWGDQITKKALIALVVFIVIVSIYITIRYERYMALAALASLAFDLISTAGVYSLVGFEVTPATVIGLLTILGFSLYDTVIVFDKVEENTHGFEHTTRRTFAEQANLAVNQTFMRSINTSLISALPIISLMVVAVWLLGVGTLKDLALVQLVGVIVGTYSSIFFATPLLVSMRERTDLVKNHTRRVLNRRKSSTERGVTGGDEVAVGAVNAPEKPAPGAKPLRPTGKPSGKRNTRG from the coding sequence ATGTCGAAGCATTCAACTGACGACACCGACCTGGAGCTGACCGAATCGGCTGCGGCCGAAGAAGATTCGGCCACCGAGATCGAGGATACCGCCGCCACCGAGCAGAGCGGCAACCTGCCGCAGCACGGATTCTTCGTCCGGCTCTACACCGGTACCGGTGCTTTCGAGGTCATCGGCAAGCGCCGCATGTGGTACGCGATCAGCGGCGTGATCATGCTGGTCATGATCGCCAGCATCCTGGTGCGTGGTTTCAACTTCGGTATCGACTTCGAGGGCGGAACCAAGATCGCGATGCCGGTGGCGGGCGTTTCCACCACCGCCACTCCGCAGGCCGTCGAGGACGTCTTCAACAAGACGCTCGGCCATGCCCCGGAGTCGGTGGTGCGCGTCGGCAACGGCGACTCGGCCACCCTCCAGATCCGCACCGAGACCCTGTCGACCGCGGACACCGACAAGGTGCGCAACGCGTTGTTCGACGCGTTCCAGCCGAAGGGCGAGGACGGCAAGGCGTCCAAGGCGGTGATCAGCGATTCGGCGGTGTCGTCGACCTGGGGTGATCAGATCACCAAGAAGGCGCTGATCGCGCTGGTGGTGTTCATCGTCATCGTCTCGATCTACATCACCATCCGCTACGAGCGCTACATGGCGCTGGCGGCGCTGGCCTCGTTGGCGTTCGACCTGATCAGCACCGCGGGCGTGTACTCGCTCGTCGGGTTCGAGGTCACGCCGGCCACCGTCATCGGTCTGTTGACGATCCTCGGCTTCTCGCTCTACGACACCGTGATCGTGTTCGACAAGGTCGAGGAGAACACCCACGGCTTCGAGCACACCACCCGGCGGACGTTCGCCGAGCAGGCCAACCTGGCGGTCAACCAGACCTTCATGCGGTCCATCAACACCAGCCTCATCTCGGCGCTGCCGATCATCTCGCTGATGGTGGTCGCGGTGTGGCTGCTGGGTGTGGGCACGCTCAAGGACCTGGCGCTGGTGCAGCTGGTCGGTGTCATCGTGGGCACCTACTCGTCGATCTTCTTCGCCACCCCGTTGCTGGTCTCGATGCGCGAGCGCACCGACCTGGTGAAGAACCACACCCGCCGGGTGCTCAACCGTCGCAAGTCGTCGACCGAGCGCGGTGTCACCGGGGGCGACGAGGTGGCCGTCGGTGCGGTGAACGCGCCGGAAAAGCCGGCGCCGGGGGCCAAGCCGTTGCGGCCCACCGGTAAGCCGTCGGGTAAGCGAAACACCCGGGGCTAG
- a CDS encoding lytic transglycosylase domain-containing protein translates to MLAFTGGGTSAADPAPDPVQLAGLLVADEQAVRDPATPEPALIDAAHRQQVAYREIARHPEWDAVIAPRIPPALAAAYGRNVDAGRQLFGMTPPRDNLPPWTIQPPAPADELLGYYREAQAASGVDWTYLAAINLIESRFGRINGDSTAGAQGPMQFLPSTFAAYGSGDIRSPRDSILAAGRYLAANGFATDHDGAVHHYNHSGAYVRAVNDYAAVLAADPAAFAGYYQWQVYFRTTSGDVLLPVGYPA, encoded by the coding sequence GTGCTGGCGTTCACCGGTGGCGGAACCTCCGCCGCTGACCCGGCGCCCGACCCGGTGCAACTCGCCGGCCTGCTCGTCGCCGACGAGCAGGCCGTGCGCGATCCGGCGACGCCGGAGCCGGCCTTGATCGACGCCGCGCACCGGCAGCAGGTGGCCTATCGCGAGATCGCCAGGCATCCGGAGTGGGATGCGGTCATCGCGCCGCGCATCCCGCCGGCGCTGGCGGCGGCCTACGGCCGCAACGTCGACGCCGGCCGTCAGCTGTTCGGGATGACACCGCCGCGCGACAACCTCCCGCCGTGGACCATCCAGCCGCCGGCGCCTGCCGACGAACTGCTCGGCTACTACCGCGAGGCACAGGCGGCATCGGGCGTCGACTGGACGTATCTGGCGGCGATCAACCTCATCGAGTCGCGGTTCGGCCGGATCAACGGCGACAGCACGGCCGGAGCGCAGGGACCCATGCAGTTCCTGCCGTCGACGTTCGCCGCGTACGGCTCCGGGGACATCCGCTCGCCGCGGGATTCGATTCTCGCGGCCGGCCGCTACCTGGCGGCCAACGGTTTCGCCACCGACCATGACGGCGCCGTGCACCACTACAACCATTCCGGCGCGTATGTCCGTGCCGTCAACGACTATGCCGCAGTGCTGGCCGCCGATCCCGCCGCGTTCGCGGGCTACTACCAATGGCAGGTCTATTTCCGGACCACGTCGGGCGACGTGCTGCTGCCCGTCGGCTACCCGGCCTAG
- a CDS encoding ABC transporter substrate-binding protein: MPARFRRTALAGAVMLVAGFGLSGCDSSADTVDYIVDGALPTYNTASVVGAASGAPQAFSRVQTGFNFRGPDGQVVADRDFGTVSVMGRAPLTLDYKINDSAVYSDGKPVTCDDMVLAWAAQSGQFPAFDAASRAGYSDVAVVDCTPGQKRARVTFIRDRDITDYGQLFAATSLLPAHVLDDALGLGDGGVTKAIQSGDAPTIDKIADAWNTTWDLKPDADLKKFPSAGPYKLASVAKDGSITLAANDKWWGAKPVIGKITVSPRGADIASRIKSGKVEVVDIAAGVVGKDDVPSSYVRRDSASDDIQQLIFAAQGALADPAARRAVALCTPRDAIAAAVGVYVSNARLNTASDDSLAVAENVDATGQFAAADVDGARAAVNGQPLTVRMGYRGPDARLAAVVAAITKSCAAAGITVQEVASPTVGAQSLRANDIDVLLSGGGGAAGSGSSGSSVVDSYALHGGNGNNLSGYANERVDGVIAALAVTTDPKEQARLLGEGAGVLWGDVPTLPLYRQQRTLLVTNDLTLVRANPTRWGAGWNMDRWGSK; this comes from the coding sequence ATGCCCGCCCGGTTCCGCCGAACCGCCTTGGCCGGTGCGGTGATGTTGGTGGCCGGTTTCGGCCTGTCCGGTTGTGACAGCTCGGCTGACACCGTCGACTACATCGTCGACGGTGCCCTGCCCACCTACAACACCGCGTCGGTTGTCGGCGCGGCTTCGGGTGCGCCGCAAGCGTTTTCGCGGGTGCAGACGGGGTTCAACTTTCGCGGGCCCGACGGGCAGGTGGTCGCCGACCGCGACTTCGGCACCGTTTCGGTGATGGGCCGGGCTCCGCTGACTCTCGACTACAAGATCAACGACAGCGCCGTCTACTCCGACGGCAAGCCGGTCACGTGTGACGACATGGTGCTGGCCTGGGCCGCGCAGTCGGGGCAGTTCCCGGCGTTCGACGCGGCCAGCCGCGCCGGGTACAGCGACGTTGCGGTCGTCGACTGCACCCCGGGCCAGAAGCGCGCCCGGGTCACCTTCATCCGTGACCGCGACATCACCGACTACGGCCAGTTGTTCGCCGCGACGTCGCTGCTGCCGGCGCACGTGCTCGACGACGCGCTCGGGCTCGGCGACGGCGGCGTGACGAAGGCAATTCAGAGCGGTGACGCGCCGACCATCGACAAGATCGCCGATGCCTGGAACACCACCTGGGATCTGAAGCCCGACGCGGACCTCAAGAAGTTCCCGTCGGCCGGACCCTACAAGCTCGCGTCGGTGGCCAAGGACGGCTCGATCACGTTGGCGGCCAACGACAAATGGTGGGGTGCCAAGCCGGTGATCGGCAAGATCACCGTGTCGCCGCGGGGCGCCGACATCGCCAGCCGGATCAAGTCCGGCAAGGTCGAGGTCGTCGACATCGCCGCCGGCGTCGTCGGCAAGGACGATGTGCCGTCGAGCTACGTGCGCAGGGACAGCGCGTCCGACGACATTCAGCAGCTGATCTTCGCGGCCCAGGGCGCGCTGGCCGATCCGGCCGCGCGCCGCGCCGTCGCGCTGTGTACGCCGCGGGACGCGATCGCCGCCGCGGTCGGCGTCTATGTCAGCAACGCGCGGCTGAACACGGCGTCGGACGATTCCCTGGCGGTGGCCGAAAACGTCGACGCGACTGGACAGTTCGCGGCCGCCGACGTGGACGGGGCGCGCGCCGCCGTCAACGGCCAGCCCCTGACCGTGCGGATGGGATATCGCGGGCCGGATGCCCGACTGGCCGCGGTGGTCGCCGCGATCACCAAGTCGTGCGCCGCCGCGGGCATCACCGTACAGGAGGTCGCCTCGCCGACGGTGGGTGCACAAAGCTTGCGCGCCAACGACATCGACGTGCTCCTGTCCGGTGGCGGGGGAGCGGCCGGCAGCGGGTCCAGTGGATCGTCGGTGGTGGATTCCTATGCGCTGCACGGCGGCAACGGCAACAACCTGTCCGGCTACGCGAACGAACGCGTCGACGGCGTCATCGCCGCCCTGGCCGTGACCACCGACCCCAAGGAGCAGGCACGCCTGCTCGGTGAGGGAGCGGGGGTCCTATGGGGCGACGTGCCGACTCTGCCGCTGTACCGTCAGCAGCGGACGCTGCTGGTGACGAACGACCTGACGCTCGTGCGCGCCAACCCCACGCGGTGGGGCGCCGGCTGGAACATGGACCGCTGGGGGAGCAAGTGA
- a CDS encoding adenine phosphoribosyltransferase: MGRRLEHGPLGEQVTDLNALFTELVREVPDFPEPGIQFKDLTPLLADGRGLAAVTAALAEVADGVDLVAGIDARGFLLGAAVATRLGTGVLAVRKGGKLPPPVHSQSYALEYGSATLEIPADGIDLTGRRVVVIDDVLATGGTVAATVRLLQAAGATVTAAAVVLELNGLGGRAVLEPLQVTSLYVV, from the coding sequence GTGGGGCGCCGGCTGGAACATGGACCGCTGGGGGAGCAAGTGACCGATCTGAACGCCCTCTTCACCGAACTGGTCCGTGAGGTGCCGGACTTCCCGGAGCCCGGCATCCAGTTCAAGGATCTGACGCCACTGCTCGCCGATGGCCGCGGGCTGGCAGCGGTCACGGCCGCGCTGGCCGAGGTGGCCGACGGCGTCGATCTGGTCGCCGGCATCGATGCCCGCGGATTCCTGCTGGGCGCCGCCGTCGCGACCCGGCTGGGTACCGGGGTGCTCGCGGTCCGCAAGGGCGGCAAGTTGCCGCCGCCGGTGCACAGCCAGTCCTACGCGCTGGAATACGGCAGCGCCACGCTGGAGATTCCCGCCGATGGGATCGATCTGACCGGCCGGCGCGTTGTCGTAATAGACGACGTACTCGCTACCGGTGGAACGGTTGCTGCGACGGTCCGGCTGCTGCAGGCGGCAGGTGCGACGGTGACCGCGGCGGCGGTCGTGTTGGAGCTGAACGGCCTCGGTGGACGCGCTGTGCTGGAACCCCTACAGGTCACCAGCCTGTACGTGGTCTGA
- the yajC gene encoding preprotein translocase subunit YajC: MDLVVFLPLLLVMGAFMFFASRRQRKQMQATIDLHNSLQVGDRVHTTSGLQGTIARIDDDNVDLEIAPGVVTTWMKLAVRDRIEPETEAADDLTSATAEEGTPKTEG; the protein is encoded by the coding sequence ATGGATTTGGTCGTCTTCCTGCCGCTGCTCCTGGTCATGGGTGCCTTCATGTTCTTCGCGTCGCGGCGGCAGCGGAAGCAGATGCAGGCCACGATCGACCTGCACAACTCGCTGCAGGTCGGCGACCGCGTGCACACCACGTCGGGTCTGCAGGGCACCATCGCCCGGATCGACGACGACAACGTGGATCTGGAGATCGCTCCCGGCGTCGTCACCACCTGGATGAAGCTCGCCGTGCGTGACCGCATCGAGCCCGAGACCGAGGCCGCTGACGACCTGACCTCGGCTACCGCCGAAGAGGGCACGCCGAAGACCGAAGGCTGA
- a CDS encoding GGDEF domain-containing protein, with protein sequence MAWQRIRHWWHRPDHYEWLSAYIENRGLQPYTRIVVGLIVFSGGAVGLATIWSPSGPATVFSVAVPVVAGVVSIGCSIVWLTRWPRRRQSTVIVTLLQFCIAGVCLVQRDPKAAALGGFVFALLAAYVASFHTPKYLASVALTAILTAAVCSFRLAAQGDPQLAVAVFVGLVSNTLLLPLAVHVLVMLLGDDSAVAHLDPLTQLPNRRGFDQAIRPLLAGTQAESEISVILLDLDDFKRINDTLGHAAGDRVLMNVAGVIMNALPKGAVAARIGGEEFVIAIRGNQATALRFSERLRRSIATKPSYMTASFGIAHAPAGSRPVMDQLLASADHAMYVAKRAGGDQVSTHLVSHH encoded by the coding sequence TTGGCCTGGCAGCGAATTCGGCATTGGTGGCACCGGCCCGACCACTATGAATGGCTGTCCGCATACATCGAGAACCGCGGACTCCAGCCCTATACCCGCATCGTCGTCGGCCTGATCGTGTTCAGCGGCGGCGCGGTCGGCCTCGCAACAATCTGGAGTCCGTCCGGTCCGGCGACGGTGTTCTCGGTCGCGGTGCCGGTCGTCGCCGGCGTCGTCTCCATCGGGTGCTCGATCGTCTGGCTGACTCGCTGGCCGCGGCGCCGCCAATCCACCGTGATCGTGACCCTGCTGCAGTTCTGTATCGCCGGCGTGTGTCTGGTGCAGCGCGATCCCAAGGCGGCGGCCCTGGGCGGCTTCGTGTTCGCGCTGCTGGCCGCATATGTGGCGTCATTCCATACGCCGAAATATCTGGCGTCGGTGGCCTTGACCGCCATCCTGACCGCGGCGGTCTGCAGCTTCCGGCTGGCGGCGCAGGGCGATCCCCAACTGGCGGTCGCGGTGTTCGTCGGGCTCGTCTCCAACACGCTGTTACTCCCCCTCGCCGTGCATGTGCTGGTGATGCTGCTGGGCGACGACTCCGCCGTGGCCCACCTCGATCCGCTGACGCAATTGCCGAATCGCCGCGGGTTCGATCAGGCGATCCGACCGCTGCTCGCCGGCACCCAGGCCGAATCCGAGATCAGCGTCATCCTCCTGGACCTGGACGACTTCAAACGCATCAACGACACCCTCGGGCACGCCGCCGGCGACCGGGTTCTGATGAACGTCGCCGGGGTCATCATGAATGCCCTGCCCAAAGGTGCGGTGGCAGCCCGGATCGGCGGCGAGGAGTTCGTCATCGCCATCCGTGGCAATCAGGCCACTGCCCTTCGATTCTCCGAACGGCTACGCCGGAGCATCGCCACGAAACCGTCTTACATGACGGCGAGTTTCGGGATCGCCCACGCGCCGGCCGGCAGCCGGCCCGTCATGGATCAGCTCCTGGCGTCGGCCGATCACGCCATGTATGTCGCCAAACGTGCCGGCGGCGACCAGGTGAGCACGCACCTGGTGTCACATCACTGA
- the secD gene encoding protein translocase subunit SecD, with protein MASSSAPVHPYRYLSLFLALLIGAYLLVFLTGDKQAKPKLGIDLQGGTRVTLTARTPDGSTPTREALIQAQEIIGARVNGLGVSGSEVVIDGSNLIITVPGQDGSEARNLGQTARLYIRPVVHVIPAQGAQPATPAAPAAPAPGGIPGGPAGGLPGLPGMPPLIAPAEPEAPVVPPTPGMPAHPASTEPAPAPAPQPRPFPEEPTPAPSDTSANPAPPAPAAPGAPEPGAPAAPAPAPGAPAPAPGPHGPKAELAQRIADEKALRQSTQPQIQLLALQFQATRCDQQDVLAGNDDPNLPLVTCSKDHKEVYLLDKSIISGDEIKDASSGLNQQQGEYVVDVTFKEKAADVWATFTAANIGTQTAFVLDSQVVSAPAIQEAIPGGRTQITGHFNASTAKDLANVLKYGSLPLSFESSEAETVSATLGLTSLRAGLWAGLIGLGLVLLYSLAYYRVLGILTALSLVASGAMVFAILVLLGRYINYTLDLAGIAGLIIGIGTTADSFVVFFERIKDEIREGRSFRSAVPRGWARARKTIVSGNAVTFLAALVLYILAVGQVKGFAFTLGLTTILDIVVVFLVTWPLVFLASKSARMAKPAYNGLGAVQQIARERRAASLTGQG; from the coding sequence GTGGCATCGTCTTCGGCGCCGGTGCACCCATACCGCTATTTGTCGTTGTTCCTGGCGCTGCTGATCGGCGCCTATCTTCTGGTGTTTCTCACCGGCGACAAGCAGGCCAAGCCCAAGCTGGGCATCGACCTGCAGGGCGGTACCCGGGTCACCCTGACTGCACGTACCCCTGACGGCTCGACCCCGACGCGCGAGGCGCTGATCCAGGCGCAGGAGATCATCGGTGCCCGAGTGAACGGCCTCGGTGTCTCGGGTTCCGAGGTTGTGATCGACGGTTCCAACCTGATCATCACCGTGCCCGGTCAGGACGGCAGCGAGGCCCGCAACCTGGGCCAGACCGCGCGGCTGTACATCCGGCCCGTCGTGCACGTCATCCCGGCGCAGGGCGCGCAGCCCGCGACGCCCGCCGCGCCGGCTGCTCCGGCTCCCGGTGGCATCCCCGGCGGACCCGCCGGCGGCCTGCCCGGTCTGCCCGGCATGCCGCCGCTGATCGCCCCGGCCGAGCCCGAGGCCCCGGTCGTCCCGCCGACGCCGGGTATGCCGGCGCACCCGGCATCCACCGAGCCGGCCCCCGCCCCGGCCCCGCAGCCGCGGCCCTTCCCGGAGGAGCCGACTCCGGCGCCGTCGGACACCTCGGCCAACCCGGCGCCGCCGGCCCCTGCCGCTCCGGGCGCGCCTGAACCGGGTGCCCCCGCCGCTCCGGCTCCGGCCCCAGGTGCCCCCGCGCCCGCGCCGGGACCGCACGGCCCCAAGGCCGAACTGGCCCAGCGCATCGCCGACGAGAAGGCACTGCGTCAGAGCACGCAGCCGCAGATCCAGCTGCTGGCCCTGCAGTTCCAGGCCACCCGCTGCGACCAGCAGGACGTGCTGGCCGGCAACGACGATCCGAACCTGCCGCTGGTGACCTGCTCCAAGGACCACAAAGAGGTCTACCTGCTGGACAAGTCGATCATCAGCGGTGACGAGATCAAGGACGCGTCGTCGGGTCTGAATCAGCAGCAGGGCGAGTACGTCGTCGACGTCACGTTCAAGGAGAAGGCCGCCGACGTCTGGGCCACCTTCACCGCCGCCAACATCGGCACCCAGACCGCCTTCGTGCTCGACTCGCAGGTGGTCAGCGCGCCGGCCATCCAGGAGGCGATCCCGGGCGGACGCACGCAGATCACCGGGCACTTCAACGCCTCGACGGCGAAAGACCTGGCCAACGTGCTGAAGTACGGCTCGCTGCCGCTGTCGTTCGAGTCGTCCGAGGCGGAGACGGTGTCGGCCACGCTGGGCCTGACGTCGCTGCGCGCCGGCCTGTGGGCGGGTCTGATCGGCCTCGGTCTGGTGCTGCTGTACTCGCTGGCCTACTACCGCGTCCTCGGCATCCTCACCGCCCTGTCGCTGGTCGCGTCGGGCGCCATGGTGTTCGCGATCCTCGTGCTCCTGGGGCGGTACATCAACTACACGCTGGACCTGGCGGGTATCGCGGGTCTGATCATCGGTATCGGTACGACGGCCGACTCGTTCGTCGTGTTCTTCGAACGCATCAAGGACGAGATCCGCGAGGGACGCAGTTTCCGCTCGGCCGTGCCACGTGGTTGGGCACGCGCCCGCAAGACCATCGTCTCGGGTAACGCGGTCACCTTCCTGGCCGCCCTGGTGCTGTACATCCTGGCCGTCGGCCAGGTGAAGGGCTTCGCGTTCACCCTGGGCCTGACCACGATCCTCGACATCGTGGTGGTGTTCCTGGTGACGTGGCCGCTGGTCTTCCTGGCGTCCAAGTCGGCGCGGATGGCCAAGCCTGCGTACAACGGTCTCGGCGCCGTGCAGCAGATTGCGCGCGAGCGGCGAGCGGCCAGCCTGACGGGACAGGGGTAA
- a CDS encoding RelA/SpoT family protein, protein MADDKVTQVQSAPPEPPQAASLEAAKGTVSASRRVRARLARRMTAQRSLVNPVLEPLVAVHREYYPKADLAILQRAYEIAEERHAPQLRKSGDPYITHPLAVANILAELGMDTTTLVAALLHDTVEDTGYTLEALTAEFGTEVGHLVDGVTKLDKVVLGSAAEAETIRKMIIAMARDPRVLVIKVADRLHNMRTMRFLPPEKQARKARETLEVIAPLAHRLGMATVKWELEDLSFAILHPKRYEEIVRLVADRAPSRDTYLAKVRAEIANSLLAMKINATVEGRPKHYWSIYQKMIVKGRDFDDIHDLVGVRILCDEIRDCYAAVGVVHSLWQPMAGRFKDYIAQPRFGVYQSLHTTVVGPEGKPLEVQIRTIDMHRTAEYGIAAHWRYKEAKGRNGLPAGGHATEIDDMAWMRQLLDWQREAADPGEFLESLRYDLAVQEIFVFTPKGDVITLPAGSTPVDFAYAVHTEVGHRCIGARVNGRLVALERKLENGEVVEVFTSKAQNAGPSRDWQTFVVSPRAKAKIRQWFAKERREEALETGKDAIAREVRRGGMPLQRLMNAELMAALARELRYADVSALYTAVGEGHVSARHVVQRLVATLGGDDDAADEIAERSTPATMPVRRRTNDDVGVAVPGAPGVLCKLAKCCTPVPGDNIMGFVTRGGGVSVHRTDCTNAASLQQQAERIIDVKWAPSPSSVFLVAIQVEALDRHRLLSDVTRVLADEKVNILSASVTTSNDRVAISRFTFEMGDPKHLGHVLNVVRNVEGVYDVYRVTSAA, encoded by the coding sequence TTGGCTGACGACAAGGTGACGCAGGTCCAGTCGGCGCCGCCCGAGCCGCCACAGGCGGCGTCACTGGAAGCGGCCAAGGGCACCGTCAGCGCGTCCCGCCGTGTCCGTGCCCGGCTCGCCCGCCGGATGACCGCGCAGCGCAGTCTGGTCAACCCGGTCCTCGAGCCGTTGGTCGCGGTCCACCGCGAGTACTACCCCAAGGCCGACCTCGCGATCCTGCAGCGCGCCTACGAGATCGCCGAGGAGCGGCATGCGCCGCAGCTGCGCAAGTCCGGTGATCCGTACATCACCCATCCACTGGCCGTCGCCAACATCCTCGCCGAGCTCGGCATGGACACCACGACGCTCGTCGCGGCGCTGCTGCACGACACTGTCGAGGACACCGGCTACACGCTCGAGGCGCTCACCGCCGAGTTCGGCACCGAAGTCGGCCACCTGGTCGACGGCGTCACCAAGCTGGACAAGGTGGTGCTGGGCTCGGCGGCCGAGGCCGAGACCATCCGCAAGATGATCATCGCCATGGCGCGCGATCCCCGCGTGCTGGTGATCAAGGTCGCCGACCGGCTGCACAACATGCGCACCATGCGGTTCCTGCCGCCGGAGAAGCAGGCCCGCAAGGCCCGCGAGACGCTCGAAGTGATTGCGCCGCTTGCCCATCGGCTCGGTATGGCCACCGTCAAATGGGAGCTCGAGGACCTGTCCTTCGCGATCCTGCACCCCAAGCGGTACGAGGAGATCGTGCGCCTGGTCGCCGACAGGGCGCCGTCGCGTGACACCTATCTGGCCAAAGTGCGCGCCGAGATCGCCAATTCGCTGCTCGCTATGAAGATCAACGCGACGGTCGAAGGCCGGCCCAAGCACTACTGGTCCATCTACCAGAAGATGATCGTCAAAGGCCGCGACTTCGACGACATCCACGACCTGGTCGGTGTCCGCATCCTCTGTGACGAAATCCGGGACTGTTACGCCGCCGTCGGTGTCGTGCACTCGTTGTGGCAGCCGATGGCCGGGCGGTTCAAGGACTACATCGCGCAGCCGCGGTTCGGCGTCTACCAGTCGCTGCACACGACGGTCGTCGGCCCGGAGGGCAAGCCGCTGGAGGTGCAGATCCGCACCATCGACATGCACCGCACCGCCGAGTACGGCATAGCCGCGCACTGGCGGTACAAGGAAGCCAAGGGCCGCAACGGCTTACCGGCGGGCGGACACGCCACCGAGATCGACGACATGGCGTGGATGCGCCAGCTGCTCGACTGGCAGCGTGAGGCCGCGGACCCGGGCGAGTTCCTCGAGTCGCTGCGTTACGACCTTGCCGTGCAGGAGATCTTCGTGTTCACGCCCAAGGGCGACGTGATCACGCTGCCGGCCGGCTCCACGCCCGTCGACTTCGCGTATGCGGTCCACACCGAGGTCGGGCACCGCTGCATCGGCGCCCGTGTCAACGGTCGCCTGGTGGCGCTCGAGCGCAAGCTCGAAAACGGTGAAGTGGTCGAGGTTTTCACCTCCAAGGCGCAGAATGCCGGTCCATCGCGGGACTGGCAGACGTTCGTGGTGTCGCCGCGGGCCAAGGCCAAGATTCGGCAGTGGTTCGCCAAGGAGCGGCGTGAAGAGGCGCTGGAAACCGGCAAGGACGCCATCGCCCGCGAGGTGCGCCGCGGCGGAATGCCGCTGCAGCGATTGATGAACGCCGAATTGATGGCCGCACTCGCGCGCGAACTGCGCTACGCGGACGTCTCGGCGCTGTACACCGCTGTCGGTGAGGGACATGTCTCGGCCCGGCACGTCGTGCAGCGACTGGTGGCCACGCTCGGTGGTGACGACGACGCTGCCGACGAAATCGCCGAACGGTCGACGCCGGCCACCATGCCGGTGCGCCGCCGCACGAATGACGATGTGGGCGTGGCGGTTCCGGGTGCGCCTGGGGTGCTGTGCAAACTTGCCAAGTGCTGCACGCCGGTGCCGGGCGACAACATCATGGGTTTCGTGACCCGTGGCGGTGGCGTCAGCGTGCACCGGACCGACTGCACCAACGCCGCGTCGCTGCAGCAGCAGGCCGAGCGCATCATCGACGTGAAGTGGGCGCCGTCGCCGTCGTCGGTGTTCCTGGTGGCCATTCAGGTCGAGGCATTGGACCGGCACCGCCTGCTGTCCGACGTCACCCGGGTGCTGGCCGACGAGAAGGTCAACATCCTGTCGGCTTCGGTGACCACGTCCAACGATCGAGTTGCGATCAGCCGCTTCACTTTTGAAATGGGCGACCCGAAGCACCTCGGACACGTGCTGAACGTGGTGCGCAACGTCGAAGGCGTGTACGACGTCTACCGGGTGACTTCGGCCGCTTAG